From Methanobacterium bryantii, a single genomic window includes:
- the speB gene encoding agmatinase: MNPKEIENKFPYSGIPTFYKLQHTTNLKNVDVALIGIPFDQGTTNRSGTRFGPRAVRIASQNYGIYMHSDEGAYDLEQKKHILHDVTLIDYGDVPILPTSTATNMKMIYDTFKKVIESNVFPVGFGGDHSITFPILEAFDVDFDIVHFDTHLDFTDNVSNVKFSHASPIKRASGLKTVNNITQIGIRGFTDRKANYDEAKKYNSKIITASDVFKNGIQWTLGKIPETENIYVTLDIDALDISAVPGTGTPEPGGLNYLQMREILQNLPVKGNIIGFDVVEVNPLYDAGNITSQVASRLALDLLGSIYSK, translated from the coding sequence ATGAATCCCAAAGAAATTGAAAATAAATTCCCCTATTCAGGAATTCCAACATTCTACAAACTCCAGCACACAACTAACTTAAAAAACGTGGATGTGGCTCTAATTGGAATCCCATTTGACCAGGGCACTACAAATCGATCTGGAACACGCTTTGGACCTCGTGCAGTCCGTATTGCATCCCAAAATTATGGAATTTACATGCATTCTGATGAAGGTGCCTATGATCTAGAGCAAAAAAAGCATATTCTCCATGATGTAACTCTCATAGATTATGGAGATGTACCTATCCTACCTACATCCACAGCCACCAATATGAAGATGATCTATGATACCTTCAAAAAAGTTATAGAAAGCAATGTTTTTCCTGTAGGTTTTGGCGGTGATCATTCAATTACTTTTCCAATTCTTGAAGCATTCGATGTCGACTTTGACATAGTTCATTTTGATACTCACCTCGATTTTACAGACAATGTATCAAATGTTAAATTTTCCCATGCAAGCCCAATTAAACGCGCATCTGGTCTTAAGACAGTTAATAACATCACACAAATTGGGATTCGTGGATTTACCGATAGAAAAGCAAATTATGACGAAGCCAAAAAATACAACTCCAAAATTATAACTGCTTCCGATGTCTTTAAAAATGGAATCCAATGGACACTCGGAAAAATACCTGAAACCGAAAATATCTATGTAACCCTTGATATTGATGCCCTTGATATCTCTGCAGTGCCTGGAACAGGTACTCCAGAGCCAGGAGGTTTAAATTACCTGCAAATGAGAGAAATATTGCAGAATTTGCCTGTAAAAGGGAATATCATCGGATTTGATGTTGTAGAAGTTAATCCGCTCTATGATGCAGGGAATATTACATCACAGGTAGCCTCTAGACTTGCCCTTGACCTTTTGGGATCGATTTATAGTAAATAA